The proteins below are encoded in one region of Manis javanica isolate MJ-LG chromosome 8, MJ_LKY, whole genome shotgun sequence:
- the RAB15 gene encoding ras-related protein Rab-15 isoform X3, translated as MKTIEVDGIKVRIQIWDTAGQERYQTITKQYYRRAQGIFLVYDISSERSYQHIMKWVSDVDEYAPEGVQKILIGNKADEEQKRQVGREQGQQLAKEYGMDFYETSACTNLNIKESFTRLTELVLQAHRKELDGLRTRASSELPLAELEEDVGKPEGPENSSKTCWC; from the exons ATGAAGACCATAGAGGTGGATGGCATCAAAGTGCGAATACAGATTTG GGACACGGCGGGGCAGGAGAGGTATCAGACCATCACAAAGCAGTACTACCGACGGGCGCAG gGAATATTTTTAGTCTACGATATTAGCAGCGAGCGCTCTTACCAGCACATCATGAAGTGGGTCAGTGATGTGGATGAG TATGCACCAGAAGGTGTCCAGAAGATCCTCATAGGGAATAAAGCCGATGAAGAGCAGAAACGGCAGGTGGGAAGAGAGCAAGGGCAGCAG CTGGCTAAGGAATATGGCATGGACTTCTATGAAACAAGTGCCTGCACCAACCTCAACATTAAAGAG TCTTTCACGCGTCTGACAGAGCTGGTGCTGCAGGCCCATAGGAAGGAGCTGGATGGTCTCCGAACACGTGCCAGCAGCGAGCTGCCATTGGCAGAGCTGGAGGAGGATGTGGGCAAACCTGAGGGCCCAGAGAACTCTTCAAAAACCTGCTGGTGCTGA